The Sulfurospirillum halorespirans DSM 13726 genome has a window encoding:
- a CDS encoding MFS transporter → MFSQHKNALAQKITAFATFLAFMGMGVVDPILPDIAKQLGATNWQVELLFTAYIMMMAVIMIPAGMLASRFGDKNVMAFGLLVVAISAMLCSTSETITSLALFRAAWGYGNAHFFATALILLIALSPDYHKAIGLFEGAIGFGIASGPLLGGFVGQFSWRYPFLITGFLSIFAFVLVLFFVKEPAEKKAHTPAGLGALKALFCDAKFLKIAIGAMFYYYAFFVVLAYSPLVVHMTPIEIGLLFFGWGLALALGSIVLSTRLERHWRAQKIIPVVLLCFSAVLIGLMSVHALWMMVVLIVLSGLLSGINNSLFTTYVMQSRFERNIVSGGYNFLRWGGAAIAPIASGLIGEHLGMSVPYLVAALCTLIACALITHTGGKYV, encoded by the coding sequence ATGTTTTCACAGCACAAAAATGCGCTCGCGCAAAAGATAACCGCTTTTGCAACCTTTCTCGCGTTTATGGGAATGGGCGTCGTTGACCCCATTTTGCCTGATATTGCCAAACAACTCGGTGCTACGAATTGGCAAGTTGAACTTCTCTTTACCGCCTACATCATGATGATGGCGGTGATTATGATTCCTGCTGGTATGTTAGCCAGTCGTTTTGGCGATAAAAACGTTATGGCATTTGGACTCTTGGTTGTGGCGATTTCTGCCATGTTATGCTCCACGTCTGAGACTATTACTTCTTTAGCGCTCTTTCGCGCCGCATGGGGATACGGCAATGCGCACTTTTTTGCTACCGCACTCATTTTGCTGATTGCACTCTCGCCTGATTACCACAAAGCCATTGGTCTGTTTGAAGGCGCGATCGGATTTGGCATCGCTTCAGGGCCACTTTTAGGCGGATTTGTCGGGCAATTTTCATGGCGTTATCCTTTCTTAATCACAGGTTTTTTAAGCATTTTTGCTTTTGTATTAGTCCTCTTTTTTGTCAAAGAGCCTGCGGAGAAAAAAGCACATACACCAGCAGGTCTGGGTGCACTCAAAGCCCTCTTTTGCGATGCTAAATTTTTAAAAATCGCCATTGGAGCGATGTTTTACTACTACGCTTTTTTCGTTGTTTTAGCCTATTCGCCACTTGTGGTGCATATGACTCCGATTGAAATTGGACTGCTTTTTTTTGGGTGGGGATTGGCACTGGCATTGGGTTCCATTGTGCTCAGTACCCGTTTGGAGCGCCATTGGCGTGCGCAGAAAATTATTCCTGTCGTGCTTTTGTGTTTCAGTGCTGTTTTGATAGGACTTATGAGCGTTCATGCCCTCTGGATGATGGTTGTTCTCATCGTGCTGAGTGGTCTGCTCTCAGGCATCAATAACTCCTTGTTTACGACCTACGTGATGCAAAGTCGTTTTGAGCGAAACATTGTCTCGGGTGGATACAACTTTCTGCGTTGGGGAGGAGCGGCGATTGCGCCTATTGCTTCGGGATTGATTGGGGAGCATTTGGGAATGAGCGTACCTTATCTCGTTGCCGCACTGTGTACGCTCATTGCTTGTGCGCTCATTACCCATACAGGGGGAAAATACGTCTAA
- a CDS encoding MarR family winged helix-turn-helix transcriptional regulator: MKEAVHNSVGFRIARTANRINQAITTLLNEEGIAPEQRILLEILSSCEKANQTTLAAMLNKSPTTVSRTLDSLEKKALIIKKEVLGDKRANLIEVTAEGKAMLERTEAIVNAFRQNLSNLFTPEEKQTLFALLEKIS; encoded by the coding sequence ATGAAAGAAGCGGTTCACAACAGTGTCGGTTTTCGAATAGCTCGCACCGCCAATCGAATCAATCAAGCCATTACTACCCTTCTCAATGAAGAAGGCATTGCCCCCGAACAGCGCATTTTGCTTGAAATCTTAAGCTCTTGCGAAAAAGCGAACCAAACCACACTCGCTGCCATGCTCAACAAAAGTCCAACAACAGTCAGTCGCACGCTTGATTCATTGGAAAAAAAGGCGTTGATCATCAAAAAAGAGGTTTTAGGCGATAAACGTGCCAACCTCATCGAAGTCACAGCTGAGGGAAAAGCGATGTTAGAGCGCACCGAAGCCATCGTCAATGCTTTTCGCCAAAACTTATCAAACCTTTTTACCCCCGAAGAGAAACAAACCCTCTTTGCTCTTTTAGAAAAAATATCCTAA